The Halarchaeum grantii genome includes a window with the following:
- a CDS encoding NAD-dependent epimerase/dehydratase family protein: MSETAVVTGGLGRAGRWVVDAFAERGYETVCVDLDHPGWEISPRENVDFRAADLADAAEAFDLFADLGPDAVAHLAALPAPERHAGNRVFATNTESTYNVLTAAGRAGARVAWASSESAYGFPFAREKTLPDELPITEDHELRPEDPYGLSKVVGEETAARTARRYDVPVVSVRPSWVQHPGDYNCTGNRDDIAAGAGNFWSYVDARDLASLFVAAVEPDAVTGHEAVNGVAAENYMDRPTADVVEEFFGELPADCTLEGEQSALSPAKARRLLDWEPEHTWRDAADADVETPSLYE; this comes from the coding sequence GTGAGTGAAACCGCCGTCGTCACCGGAGGACTCGGTCGCGCGGGCCGCTGGGTCGTCGACGCGTTCGCCGAGCGGGGCTACGAGACGGTCTGCGTCGACCTCGACCACCCCGGGTGGGAGATCTCCCCCCGAGAGAACGTGGACTTCCGCGCCGCCGACCTCGCGGACGCCGCCGAGGCGTTCGACCTGTTCGCTGACCTCGGCCCGGACGCCGTCGCGCACCTCGCGGCGCTCCCCGCGCCGGAACGCCACGCCGGGAACCGGGTGTTCGCGACGAACACGGAGTCGACGTATAACGTCCTCACTGCGGCCGGCCGCGCCGGCGCGCGGGTCGCGTGGGCGTCCAGCGAGTCCGCCTACGGCTTCCCGTTCGCCCGCGAGAAGACGCTCCCGGACGAACTCCCCATCACCGAGGACCACGAACTCCGCCCCGAGGACCCCTACGGCCTCTCGAAGGTCGTCGGCGAGGAGACGGCGGCGCGGACGGCGCGACGCTATGACGTCCCCGTGGTGTCGGTGCGGCCGTCGTGGGTCCAGCATCCCGGCGACTACAACTGCACGGGCAACCGGGACGACATCGCCGCCGGCGCGGGGAACTTCTGGTCGTACGTCGATGCGCGCGACCTCGCGAGCCTCTTCGTCGCCGCCGTCGAGCCCGACGCGGTCACGGGTCACGAGGCCGTCAACGGCGTCGCCGCCGAGAACTACATGGACCGCCCGACCGCCGACGTCGTCGAGGAGTTCTTCGGCGAACTGCCCGCCGACTGCACGCTAGAGGGCGAGCAGTCGGCGCTCTCGCCCGCGAAGGCCCGGCGCCTCCTCGACTGGGAGCCCGAGCACACGTGGCGCGACGCCGCCGACGCGGACGTCGAAACGCCGTCGCTCTACGAGTAG